The genomic interval ATGAAGCTAGAGCAAAATATCATCAATTTATTAGTAAAGGACAAAGAAGAATGGGACAAGGTCTAACTTTCTGGACTCCGAACATTAATATTTTTAGAGATCCACGTTGGGGAAGAGGGCAAGAAACGTATGGAGAAGATCCTTATTTAACAAGTAGAATAGGAGTGAACTATATAAAAGGTTTACAAGGTGATAACGAAAAGTATTTAAAAGTTGTTGCTACTGCAAAACATTTTGCTGTTCATAGTGGTCCAGAAAAATCGAGACATCAAGATAATTATGTAACAACTAAAAAAGATTTGTACGAAACCTATTTACCTGCTTTTGAAGCTGCTGTTAAAGAGGCTAAAGTGCATTCTGTAATGTGTGCATATAATAGATATAATGGCAAACCTTGTTGTGGAAGTGATTTATTACTTCAAAAAATCTTAAGAGAAGAATGGGGTTTTAGTGGCTATGTAGTTTCTGATTGTTGGGCAATAAATGATTTTTGGGAAGAAGATAAACATGCAGTAGTAGAAACGCCTGAAGAAGCTGGTGCTTTAGCTGTAATGAGTGGTACAGATTTAAATTGTGGTAGTGTTTATGACCCTAATTTAAATGAAGCAGTTTTAAAAGAATTAATAGATGAAAAACAATTAGACGTTGCTTTAGTAAGATTATTTACAGCACGTTTTAAGTTAGGGATGTTTGATGATCAGAAGGATGTTGAATGGTCTAAAATACCATACAGTGTTGTGGCAAGTGAAAAACATTACAAATTGTCTGAACAAATAGCCAAAGAATCTATGGTGTTGTTAAAAAATGACAATAATATTTTGCCTTTAAGTAAGAGTCTTAAATCGATAGCAGTTATTGGTCCGAATGCAGATTCTAAACAAGCATTGTTAGGTAATTATCATGGAACACCAAATAACTTTATTACACCGTTAAAAGGATTGCAAGAGAAATTACCAAACACAACTATTAATTATGCTTTAGGTTCATACATTGCAAAAGAATGGCCAACCTTAAAAGCAATTCCTAAAGAGGTTTTAAAAAATGAAAAAGGTACAGGTCTTAAAGCTGAATACTACAACAACAGTAATTTAGAAGGAGAACCAGTATTTACAAAAAGTGATGCAACTGTAAACTTTATTTGGACACCTGTTAGACCTATAAAAAATTTAAAATCTGATGATTTTTCAGTAAGATGGTCAGGAGAAATCGTACCAGAAGAAGCTGGAGAATATAGAATTGGTTTAAAAGCAAGTAGCTATGCAAAGCTTTACATCAATGATTCTTTAAAGTTTGAATACAGTGCAGATTATGAACCAAAATTAGAATATTTTGATGCAAAATTAAAAGCGAAAGAAGCTTTTAAAATAAGAATAGAATATAGCAATACACTTTCAGACCCTCAAGCACATTTAGTTTGGGCAAAATTAAATGAAGACTTATTATCGCCAGCATTAGAAGCTGCAAAAAAATCTGAAGTGGTAATTCTTTGTTTAGGATTATCACCAGAAGTAGAGGGCGAAGAAATGCCTGTAGTTATAGAAGGTTTTGATAAAGGAGATAGATCTAAAATTACATTACCAAAAATACAATTAGAATTAGTTAAAAAGATTCAGAAGTTGGGTAAACCAACAGTGGTTGTTTTAATGAACGGAAGTGCTTTGGCTATTAATTGGACGGCAGAAAATATTCATGCAATTCTAGAAGCATGGTATCCTGGTGAATTTGGTGGTAATGCAATTGCAGATATTCTTTTTGGTGATTATAATCCGTCAGGAAAATTACCAGTCACTTTTTATAAGTCTGTAAAAGACCTTCCAGATTTTAAAAATTACGACATGGAAAACAGAACTTATAAATACTTTAAAGGTGAACCATTATTTCCTTTCGGTCATGGTTTAAGTTATGCTAAATTCGAGTATTCAAATTTAAAAATATCAGATAAGATTGCAAAGAATGAGGATATCGTTATTTCGGTTGATGTAAAAAATAATAGTAAATATTCAGGAAAAGAAGTTGTACAATGTTATGTTACGCACAAGAATGATACACTTAAAAATAATCCAATAAGAAGTTTGGTAGACTTTAAGAAAGTACTTATAACAGCCAACGAAACTAAAACAGTAACATTTAAAATTCCGTCTACAAAATATGCAAGAATATCTGAAGAAGGAAAAAAAGTAATAGAATCTGGTATCATAAATATAAGTATTGGTGGTAAACAACCAGATAAGTCGGTTACACCAGAAGATAACGTTTTAATTACAAAAGTTCAAATTCAATAAATAAGTAAAAACAAACAAATTCAATTAATTAAAATTACTCAAAATGATAAAAATGAAAATCGCTATCATAGCCTTAGTTATGATATGTTCTCAGAGTATGTTTTCACAATCCAAGACTGTTAGCGGTTCTGTGAAAGATGCTACAGGTGAATTATTACCTGGTGTTAGTGTAATAGTAAAGGGAACCCAAAAAGGAGTTCAAACAGACTTTGATGGTCTTTTTATGATTGACAATGTTCAGTCTACAGACGAGTTGGTATTTGCATATATTGGTATGACAGGTAAAACAGTTCTTGTAGGTGCAAATACAAGAATTGATGTTGTTCTAATAGAGTCCTTAGAAAGTCTTGACGAAATCGTTATTGTTGGTTATGGACAACAAAGTAGAACAACAGTAACAGGGGCAATAGCCACGGTAAAGTCTGAAGATATTTCGGCATTACCAGTAACAAATGCAGAATCTGCTTTACAAGGTAGAGCAGCGGGTCTTACAATTACTAATAGTGGTTCTCCAGGGTCTTCACCATCTGTTTTAATTAGAGGGTTAGGTTCAGTGGGTAATAATAGTCCACTATATGTAATTGATGGTGTTATTGTGGGGAATTTATCAGGGATTAGTCCTAATGATATTGAAACAGTTTCTGTATTAAAAGATGCTTCTACTACAGCGGTATATGGTGCACAAGGATCGAATGGTGTAGTGGTTGTTACTACAAAACAAGGTAAAAATGGAAAAGGTAGATTAAGTTTTAATACGTATACAGGTTTTCAAACAGTAACACAAAGATATGATGTATTAGAAACCATAGATTATTTAAAATACGCCGGTGAATTAGGTGTGTTTCCTAATAGACCATTATCTACTTACAAAACCAATACAGATTGGCAAGATGAAATCTTTAGAGTAGGTATGATTCAAGATTATAATTTAAGTTATTCTGGAGGTACAGAAAATTCAACACATCTTTTTTCTGGTGAATATTTAAAACAAGAAGGAACTTTAATTGATTCAGGTTTTGAAAGATATTCTTTTAGAGCAAATAGTAGTGCTAAATTTGGTAAGGTTAGAGTAGGAGAATCTATGTCTATTTCTTTCGGAAAGCAAAACCCTGAAAGAGATGAAGAAGGTAGATCTCTTATAGAACACGCCATTAAATCGGCACCTTATTTATCTGTATATAATGCAAGTAACTTAGGCGGTTTTCAAGGGCCTTCTTCATCAGCAGATGGACAAGATGCTGTAAACCCAGTAAGAGCTCAAACAATTGGTAATGCAATAAATAAAACATTAGGAATTATAGGTAATGTGTATGCAGAAGTAGAAATTATTGATGGATTAAAATTTAAATCTCAAGTAGGTTTAGATTATTACTCATATGATAATAGTAGTTTTAAACCCTCATATAGTGATGATAGTGTAGAAGGAAGTACAACACATGCACAAAACTACGCAGCAATTACACGTAACACAGGTAGTGGCCAAACAATCATATTTGATAATAGCTTAACGTATAATACAACAATTGCTGATAAACATAATATTGAAGCATTACTATTGGTTGAAAAATATGAAGGTCAAAACAAAAATCTAAATGCAAGTAGTAGAAATGCTGTTACAGATGAAGTAAATCAAGTTTCTAATGAAGATTCAAGTGTTAGCTCGGGTTCTTCAGAAGTAAATAAAATTGGATACTTAGGACGTATCAATTACAACTTTGATGGTAAATACATTGCATCGGCATCTTTGAGACGTGATGCTTCATCAAGATTTGGAGCAAACAAACGTTGGGCTAACTTTTACTCAGCATCTGCTGGTTGGAATATTGCAAAAGAATCTTTTATGGAAGATTCTCACTTCAGTAACTTAAAATTAAGAGCTAGTTACGGTACTGTAGGTAGTGATGCTATTGGAGACTATTTATATGCACCATCTTTAACTGGTGGTTTTGAATATCCTATTGGTGGTGCAGTTGCATTTGGTGTAACAGCTAACGGAGGTTCAAATCAAGATTTACAATGGGAAACCAAAGAAATTATAAACGTTGGTTTAGACGCAGGTTTATTTAATGAAAAATTTACAGCTTCTTTAGAGTACTACCAAAATACAAGTAATGACTTGTTAATTTACATACCTGCTGTATTATCAAGTGGTATTAATGCGGGTAGTTTACCTGTAAATGCTGGTTC from Polaribacter sejongensis carries:
- a CDS encoding glycoside hydrolase family 3 protein, with amino-acid sequence MNKSKININKLKSNVAFKICFISLFLVFSCSKKETEFKFQNQSLSTEERVVDLISLMTLKEKISQMRYDAPAIERLGVPEYNWWNECLHGVARAGEATVFPQAIGMGATWNPDLIFNMGTVVSDEARAKYHQFISKGQRRMGQGLTFWTPNINIFRDPRWGRGQETYGEDPYLTSRIGVNYIKGLQGDNEKYLKVVATAKHFAVHSGPEKSRHQDNYVTTKKDLYETYLPAFEAAVKEAKVHSVMCAYNRYNGKPCCGSDLLLQKILREEWGFSGYVVSDCWAINDFWEEDKHAVVETPEEAGALAVMSGTDLNCGSVYDPNLNEAVLKELIDEKQLDVALVRLFTARFKLGMFDDQKDVEWSKIPYSVVASEKHYKLSEQIAKESMVLLKNDNNILPLSKSLKSIAVIGPNADSKQALLGNYHGTPNNFITPLKGLQEKLPNTTINYALGSYIAKEWPTLKAIPKEVLKNEKGTGLKAEYYNNSNLEGEPVFTKSDATVNFIWTPVRPIKNLKSDDFSVRWSGEIVPEEAGEYRIGLKASSYAKLYINDSLKFEYSADYEPKLEYFDAKLKAKEAFKIRIEYSNTLSDPQAHLVWAKLNEDLLSPALEAAKKSEVVILCLGLSPEVEGEEMPVVIEGFDKGDRSKITLPKIQLELVKKIQKLGKPTVVVLMNGSALAINWTAENIHAILEAWYPGEFGGNAIADILFGDYNPSGKLPVTFYKSVKDLPDFKNYDMENRTYKYFKGEPLFPFGHGLSYAKFEYSNLKISDKIAKNEDIVISVDVKNNSKYSGKEVVQCYVTHKNDTLKNNPIRSLVDFKKVLITANETKTVTFKIPSTKYARISEEGKKVIESGIINISIGGKQPDKSVTPEDNVLITKVQIQ
- a CDS encoding SusC/RagA family TonB-linked outer membrane protein; translation: MIKMKIAIIALVMICSQSMFSQSKTVSGSVKDATGELLPGVSVIVKGTQKGVQTDFDGLFMIDNVQSTDELVFAYIGMTGKTVLVGANTRIDVVLIESLESLDEIVIVGYGQQSRTTVTGAIATVKSEDISALPVTNAESALQGRAAGLTITNSGSPGSSPSVLIRGLGSVGNNSPLYVIDGVIVGNLSGISPNDIETVSVLKDASTTAVYGAQGSNGVVVVTTKQGKNGKGRLSFNTYTGFQTVTQRYDVLETIDYLKYAGELGVFPNRPLSTYKTNTDWQDEIFRVGMIQDYNLSYSGGTENSTHLFSGEYLKQEGTLIDSGFERYSFRANSSAKFGKVRVGESMSISFGKQNPERDEEGRSLIEHAIKSAPYLSVYNASNLGGFQGPSSSADGQDAVNPVRAQTIGNAINKTLGIIGNVYAEVEIIDGLKFKSQVGLDYYSYDNSSFKPSYSDDSVEGSTTHAQNYAAITRNTGSGQTIIFDNSLTYNTTIADKHNIEALLLVEKYEGQNKNLNASSRNAVTDEVNQVSNEDSSVSSGSSEVNKIGYLGRINYNFDGKYIASASLRRDASSRFGANKRWANFYSASAGWNIAKESFMEDSHFSNLKLRASYGTVGSDAIGDYLYAPSLTGGFEYPIGGAVAFGVTANGGSNQDLQWETKEIINVGLDAGLFNEKFTASLEYYQNTSNDLLIYIPAVLSSGINAGSLPVNAGSVETKGFELVLGFNDYDGDFTWSANLNLGTSKNEVLSLGARDEITGSQYKLGGGDVTRTVVGESLFHFYGLVSDGIYQNQDEVDAVFTANPNQVIVKPGDIRFKDLNGDGTINSEDRTIIGNPFPDITYGLNLDAKYKNFDMSLFITGVAGNEIFNTNTYDLVGGANRLFNVSQSYYNNKWSAANPTGTEPRVLGAPQNNGISDRFVEDGSYTRLKNVSLGYTLPSEMFEKYFSKLRVYVSGTNLVTISDYSGLDPEIGGDEYGIDRGNYPQPKSVLLGIQVSF